From a single Vespula pensylvanica isolate Volc-1 chromosome 24, ASM1446617v1, whole genome shotgun sequence genomic region:
- the LOC122637048 gene encoding mediator of RNA polymerase II transcription subunit 16 isoform X1, which translates to MDLLYTVNRKAYSKSFSNQESLYDGQSLCTLSCRNIAAFTTVTELEDNNGKTWGSHVYVVDLNMPWHVHKVLSSKHSITALEWDLPGDKLVVADSAGNVQLWMFKDHVLNDWMLIGCTCFVGEHILGAAWFHNGKKTGLVAEKKDSIHYSEKFNHLPFAPSVRQFGGRAAEGVLVVSTTGMVGAVMITKDFQNPICSSTESLGSTRHRITSVDLCYGKNGHFLVAVSSGSICLPVRCYRVLVRKTDEKCTITSQALPSFFLQDGAPKDNTCTNVTHLKFVVREDADSLVVAANSENGGFVEVWELREKSQPVHKLFQPKSLEPFKTVVWQHQSQYRCQSPVTAITTTKLPIVTTLPPPSYVIVALADSSIHCLNRDCLKEVSYSSLNMAWRQDEPSNKYFKSSISLAHMDISWLGCVLLACDTYGSLYLYKLLPDGGPSLTLGYACTLLEYCLVTGLDWLDVLLCLRASMIETLCERLDASYTRQTQPIQQYLYVQFLCIKTSLYRMLVSGQNRAADLSSLLMIHSVATAFKSLLRPSDLISHDKGPAESLAAVITEPISDVDKVLLHLDPKEFTVEPSTLQSLQQLIQWVADLALNLLARLPEQRMQMKSGGYELLKDHKALNTVRELLVIIRIWGLLRPLCLPVFLRSADNLDVLALLFRLLSKLVQPNGETQQQIDDSLIDDCCLLPNQIMIPQLHQGSSITALTSPVLFYQSLPLQLEYGIEPEQLLFTPELNPVEGCMHSGQVVDTIRHLYLGKQPLLVKQCTRYPVKSYMCIFNTYTIYKIYVYIIYVYIFRCGGKVQVQNMTRTAAIRAWDQRWTRACRCGGFWRIHKTCL; encoded by the exons ATGGATTTGCTTTATACTGTCAATAGAAAAGCTTActcaaaatcattttcaaatcaAGAGAG tctTTATGATGGGCAATCATTATGCACATTATCTTGTCGTAATATCGCCGCGTTTACGACAGTTACGGAATTAGAAGACAATAATGGTAAAACATGGGGTTCTCATGTTTATGTCGTTGATTTGAATATGCCTTGGCATGTTCATAA AGTACTTTCCAGTAAACATTCAATTACAGCATTAGAATGGGATTTACCAGGTGATAAACTTGTAGTAGCTGACTCGGCTGGAAATGTTCAATTATGGATGTTCAAAGATCATGTTCTGAACGATTGGATGCTAATAGGTTGTACTTGTTTTGTTGGTGAACACATATTAGGTGCAGCTTGGTTTCATAATGGAAAAAAG acTGGTTTAGTAgctgaaaagaaagatagtatTCATTACAGTGAAAAGTTCAATCATTTACCCTTCGCTCCTTCGGTAAGACAATTTGGAGGTAGAGCAGCTGAAGGTGTATTAGTAGTTTCGACAACAGGAATGGTCGGTGCTGTAATGATTACAAAAGACTTTCAAAATCCTATATGTTCCTCTACCGAAAGCTTAGGTAGTACTAGGCATAGGATAACATCTGTTGATCTTTGCTATGGAAAAA ATGGACATTTTTTGGTGGCTGTGAGTAGTGGTAGTATTTGTCTACCAGTTAGATGTTATAGAGTATTAGTACGCAAAACTGATGAAAAGTGTACAATTACGTCGCAAGCATTACcaagtttttttttacaagatgGAGCTCCGAAAGATAATACTT GTACAAATGTTACACATCTTAAGTTTGTAGTAAGGGAAGATGCAGATTCCTTAGTAGTTGCTGCAAATAGTGAAAATGGTGGTTTTGTAGAAGTTTGGGAATTAAGGGAGAAGTCACAACCtgttcataaattatttcaaccaAAGTCTTTGGAACCATTTAAAACGGtg GTTTGGCAACATCAGTCACAATATCGTTGTCAATCACCAGTTACAGCGATAACTACAACAAAATTGCCTATTGTTACAACTTTACCTCCACCAAGTTATGTTATAGTAGCTTTAGCAGATTCTTCGATTCATTGTCTTAATCGAGATTGTTTGAAAGAAGTATCATATTCATCATTAAATATGGCATGGAGACAAGATGAAcctagtaataaatattttaaaagttccATATCTTTGGCTCATATGGATATTTCATGGCTTGGATGTGTTCTCTTAGCATGTGATACTTATGGTAGTTTGTATTTATACAAACTTTTACCTGATGGAg GACCATCATTAACACTAGGTTATGCTTGTACATTGCTCGAATATTGCTTAGTTACTGGTTTAGATTGGTTGGATGTACTTTTGTGTTTAAGAGCCTCGATGATAGAGACATTGTGCGAGCGATTAGACGCATCTTATACGAGGCAAACGCAACCTATACAACAATATCTTTATGTGCAATTTCTCTGCATCAAAACATCTTTGTACag AATGTTAGTATCAGGTCAAAATAGAGCCGCTGATTTATCCTCTTTACTTATGATACATTCAGTGGCAACTGcttttaaatcattattaagGCCGTCGGATTTAATATCTCATGACAAGGGACCTGCTGAAAGTTTGGCAGCGGTTATTACAGAACCTATTAGCGATGTCGATAAG GTACTTTTACATCTTGATCCAAAGGAATTTACAGTTGAACCAAGTACATTGCAGTCATTACAACAATTGATTCAATGGGTTGCAGATTTAGCATTAAATCTTCTAGCTCGACTTCCCGAGCAACGAATGCAAATGAAAAGTGGTGGT TATGAATTACTCAAAGATCATAAGGCACTTAATACAGTAAGAGAACTTCTCGTTATTATACGAATTTGGGGTCTACTTCGTCCATTATGTTTGCCTGTTTTTCTACGTAGTGCTGATAATCTTGATGTGTTGgcattattatttcgattattatccaAACTTGTTCAACCTAATGGTGAAACACAACAACAAATAGATGATAGTTTAATAG aTGATTGTTGTCTGCTACCAAATCAAATAATGATACCTCAGCTACATCAAGGCAGTAGTATTACTGCTTTAACGTCGCCAGTACTTTTTTATCAAAGCCTTCCGTTacaa ttGGAATATGGTATAGAACCcgaacaattattatttacaccTGAATTAAATCCAGTGGAAGGCTGTATGCATAGTGGACAAGTAGTAGACACCATTCGACATTTATATCTTGGAAAACAACCACTTCTTGTTAAACAATGTACAAGGTACCCAGTAAAAAGTTATATGtgcatttttaatacatatacaatatataaaatatatgtatatataatatatgtatatatttttagatgtGGTGGTAAAGTTCAAGTTCAAAATATGACAAGGACAGCTGCTATTAGAGCATGGGATCAAAGATGGACGCGTGCTTGTCGATGCGGAGGATTTTGGAGAATCCATAAAACTTgtctatag
- the LOC122637052 gene encoding thioredoxin-like protein 1 isoform X2, which translates to MGAVRIIENESQFYHEMSTMGTKLVIVDFTATWCGPCQRIAPIFEQFSLKYPNAIFLKVDVDKCAEVAAIQGVSVMPTFIFYRNRTKLGFCQGADPAGLESKIQQYYGNGDTEDSEGSVTGHMDLNTFIAKTQCECLNESDDHNFVQCLTTDDGYLESDCDEQLILSITFTQAVKVHSLKIKAPSDSGPKSIKLFINQPRTIDFDMADSNTSVQDLTLNKFG; encoded by the exons atgggAGCTGTACgtataattgaaaatgaaagtcAATTTTATCACGAAATGTCTACAATGGGTACAAAATTGGTAATTGTAGACTTTACAGCTACGTG GTGTGGACCATGCCAAAGAATTGCACCAATATTTGAGCAATTCTCATTAAAATATCCTAATGCGATATTTCTTAAAGTAGATGTAGATAAATGTGCAGAAGTTGCAGCCATCCAAGGTGTCAGTGTAATgcctacttttattttctatcgcaACCGAACAAAATTGGGTTTTTGCCAAGGAGCAGATCCAGCTGGACTTGAATCAAAAATACAACAATATTATGGCAATGGTGATACTGAAGATTCTGAGGGTTCAGTTACTGGACAT ATGGATCTAAACACGTTTATTGCAAAAACACAATGTGAATGTTTAAATGAATCGGATGACCACAACTTTGTGCAATGCTTAACAACTGATGATGGATATCTAGAGAGTGATTGCGAcgaacaattaatattatccaTTACTTTTACCCAAGCTGTCAAAGTACATTCCCTAAAAATCAAAGCACCGTCAGATTCAGGACCAAAAAGTATTAAACTCTTTATCAATCAACCTAGAACCATAGATTTTGATATGGCAGACTCCAATACTAGCGTCCAAGATCTTAC GTTGAACAAGTTtggataa
- the LOC122637052 gene encoding thioredoxin-like protein 1 isoform X1 — protein MGAVRIIENESQFYHEMSTMGTKLVIVDFTATWCGPCQRIAPIFEQFSLKYPNAIFLKVDVDKCAEVAAIQGVSVMPTFIFYRNRTKLGFCQGADPAGLESKIQQYYGNGDTEDSEGSVTGHMDLNTFIAKTQCECLNESDDHNFVQCLTTDDGYLESDCDEQLILSITFTQAVKVHSLKIKAPSDSGPKSIKLFINQPRTIDFDMADSNTSVQDLTLLPKDIEEGNPVPLRYVKFQNVQNLQIFIKNNQAGTDTTRIDQLIIFGSPISTTNMGEFKRVTGRKGESH, from the exons atgggAGCTGTACgtataattgaaaatgaaagtcAATTTTATCACGAAATGTCTACAATGGGTACAAAATTGGTAATTGTAGACTTTACAGCTACGTG GTGTGGACCATGCCAAAGAATTGCACCAATATTTGAGCAATTCTCATTAAAATATCCTAATGCGATATTTCTTAAAGTAGATGTAGATAAATGTGCAGAAGTTGCAGCCATCCAAGGTGTCAGTGTAATgcctacttttattttctatcgcaACCGAACAAAATTGGGTTTTTGCCAAGGAGCAGATCCAGCTGGACTTGAATCAAAAATACAACAATATTATGGCAATGGTGATACTGAAGATTCTGAGGGTTCAGTTACTGGACAT ATGGATCTAAACACGTTTATTGCAAAAACACAATGTGAATGTTTAAATGAATCGGATGACCACAACTTTGTGCAATGCTTAACAACTGATGATGGATATCTAGAGAGTGATTGCGAcgaacaattaatattatccaTTACTTTTACCCAAGCTGTCAAAGTACATTCCCTAAAAATCAAAGCACCGTCAGATTCAGGACCAAAAAGTATTAAACTCTTTATCAATCAACCTAGAACCATAGATTTTGATATGGCAGACTCCAATACTAGCGTCCAAGATCTTAC ATTATTGCCCAAAGATATTGAAGAAGGAAATCCTGTTCCCTTGCGTTATGtgaaatttcaaaatgtaCAAAATCTTCAAATCTTTATCAAAAACAATCAAGCTGGTACAGATACTACTAGAATTGATCAATTGATTATATTTGGATCTCCAATTTCAACTACCAATATGGGTGAATTCAAAAGAGTCACTggtagaaaaggagaaagtcattga
- the LOC122637051 gene encoding uncharacterized protein LOC122637051 has protein sequence MTNKLAFKHKNSLALNEKKIISQENGSKSSHLCFKPFGVSTFLIITCCTFVGFWFIICPLTWALCYSSFIARGWPTFWPIIFWIVALIIWIFIMIFLISIWKYIKGKQNVNIKKRSYGSDSTNPYPSDSLGENIQSVIAKDKSNDKTVMDFDLSSKDYDKKSINNSKAIGDAIQKDSKRKNVLPPLAIHRKLSKNSIENVNVVTTEKLQEKDDDKELQIEDIQETNVNRNSIKDYLKLVTVTPSEEDKNIISPKTPMSPRDLFFIDMIREAEKAEKNKENRQEDFSKRHSRFFPENTIASMIDSIDRKNNSADKNSKKDDFDKDNKGDEKVERELNYFIADVESPKNEKTEVFIEINKTLEPDCKKESVDFCIVKMNENNPIPITEIKSPEEDGLKKK, from the coding sequence ATGACTAACAAACTTGcttttaaacataaaaattcattggctttaaatgaaaaaaaaattatatcacaaGAAAATGGATCAAAAAGTTCTCATTTATGTTTTAAGCCATTTGGAGTAtcaacttttttaattattacatgttGCACTTTTGTGGGATTTTGGTTTATCATATGCCCATTGACATGGGCACTATGTTACTCATCTTTCATTGCTCGCGGTTGGCCTACATTCTGGCCCATTATATTTTGGATAGTAGCATTAATAATTtggatttttattatgatatttttaataagtatttggaaatatataaaaggtaAACAgaatgttaatataaaaaaaagatcatatgGATCAGACAGCACAAATCCTTATCCTTCAGATTCATTaggagaaaatattcaatcagTGATAGCTAAGGATAAAAGCAATGATAAAACAGTAATGGATTTTGATTTATCATCAAAAGATTATGATAAGAAAAGTATCAATAATTCCAAAGCAATTGGCGATGCAATCCAAAaagattcaaaaagaaaaaatgttcttcCACCTTTAGCAATCCATAGAAAATTGTCAAAAAACAGCATTGAAAATGTTAATGTAGTAACTACAGAAAAATTGcaagaaaaagatgatgataAAGAATTACAAATAGAGGATATACAAGAGACTAATGTTAATAGAAATTCTATAaaggattatttaaaattagtaACGGTCACTCCAtcagaagaagataaaaatattatatcaccAAAGACACCGATGTCTCcaagagatttattttttattgatatgaTAAGAGAGGCAGAAAAagcagagaaaaataaagaaaatagacaaGAAGATTTCAGCAAGAGACATTCACGGTTTTTTCCAGAAAATACAATAGCATCAATGATAGATTCtattgatagaaaaaataattctgctgataaaaatagtaaaaaagatgattttgataaagataataaaggcGATGAAAAAGTTGAGAGAGAATTGAATTACTTTATTGCAGACGTAGAAAGTccgaaaaacgagaaaactgaagtatttatagaaattaataaaactttagAACCTGATTGCAAAAAAGAATCTGTAGATTTTTGTATAgttaaaatgaatgaaaacaaTCCAATACCTATAACTGAAATTAAATCTCCAGAGGAAGatggtttaaaaaaaaaatag
- the LOC122637049 gene encoding ATP-dependent zinc metalloprotease YME1L, with amino-acid sequence MISLQSHNQVLYHLTQLTSSINPRSISFVVKDDKKSKPIHKNEDLCQDSFSEVAKNCIDLPILKLNVHNIANICGTKKDNAWLILDSIFLRTSRKSLKINSKWNASYISGTNFTENKQNFPCSQLTESIILPAIYLSSKQQYKLFHNLCNRTLSNYNVQVRSFKTERDIKVIYKRNPSVFTRLKEWFDSFGLASDSHKTTFPSELKPQDIELMKKIFANMNNSIDETKKSKVAFAEGYALGLQVKVKNRKGWLRFINWLAIALLILTMCFPFANVGNVFRFSFTNKSEIDPEDIHFTFDDVKGVEEAKQELKDIVEFLRDPERFTALGAKLPKGVLLVGQPGTGKTILARAVAGEAGVPFFHAAGPEFDEILVGQGARRVRDLFKTAKEKAPCVIFIDEIDSIGATRTPSVLHPYANQTINQLLSEMDGFHRNEGVIVLGATNRRDDLDKALLRPGRFDVEVNVRIPDYTGRKEILELYLGRIMTRDIDVDYLARGTTGFTGADLENMVNQAALQAAMFNSDYVTMKHLEYAKDKVLMGPEGKSKIPDEETNRITAYHEAGHALVGLYTKDADPLHKVTIIPRGPSLGHTSYIPEKDNYLVTKSHLLAKMDCLMGGRAAEELVFGPDKITTGAASDFENATMIAETMVKNYGMSDKVGVRLYDSKKNSDYAPSTTEMIDNEVKRLLQESYERAKNILKIHSKEHKQLGDALIEYEVLDSDEIKAILNGKKIRTETSNKKATIIDVPNKNVPNTTNKGILDVPNKM; translated from the exons ATGATCTCTCTTCAGTCACATAATCAG GTGCTGTACCATCTGACACAATTAACATCAAGCATTAACCCTAGATCTATATCATTTGTAGTAAAAGATGACAAAAAAAGCAAACCTATTCATAAGAATGAAGATCTTTGCCAAGACAGTTTCTCCGag gtaGCAAAAAATTGTATAGATCTACCAATTCTCAAATTAAATGTCCACAATATAGCAAATATATGCggaacaaagaaagataatgCATGGCTTATATTGGATAGTATTTTTCTTAGAACGTCTAggaaatctttaaaaataaattctaaatgGAATGCATCTTATATATCTGGAACAAATTTTactgaaaataaacaaaattttccatGTTCACAACTTACAGAATCTATAATCTTACCtgcaatatatttatcatctaAACAACAGTATAAactatttcataatttatgtAACAGAAcattatcaaattataatgTACAAGTACGTTCTTTTAAAACGGAACGTGATATAAAAGtgatatacaaaagaaatccTTCAGTGTTCACTAGATTGAAAGAATGGTTCGATTCATTTGGTCTAGCATCg GATTCTCATAAAACAACGTTTCCTAGTGAACTTAAACCACAAGATatagaattaatgaaaaaaatatttgccaatatgaataattctatagatgaaacaaaaaagtctAAAGTTGCGTTTGCAGAGGGATACGCTCTCGGTTTACAAGTTAAAGTGAAGAATCGCAAAGGATGGCTAAGATTTATAAATTGGCTAGCAATAGCATTGTTGATCCTTACTATGTGCTTtccat TTGCCAACGTTGGAAATGTATTCAGATTTTCATTCACTAATAAAAGTGAAATTGACCCAGAAGATATTCATTTTACATTTGATGATGTGAAAGGA GTCGAAGAAGCTAAGcaagaattaaaagatatagtGGAATTTCTTAGAGATCCAGAAAGATTTACTGCATTAGGAGCAAAATTACCAAAAGGGGTGTTATTAGTAGGTCAACCTGGTACTGGAAAAACAATATTAGCTCGTGCAGTAGCTGGCGAAGCAGGAGTACCATTTTTCCATGCAGCAGGACCAGAATTTGATGAAATTTTAGTAGGGCAAGGTGCACGTAGAGTGAGAGATTTATTCA AAacagcaaaagaaaaagcaccATGTGTGATTTTTATAGATGAAATTGATTCTATAGGTGCTACAAGAACACCTTCAGTTCTGCATCCATATGCAAATCAAACTATTAATCAGTTACTTTCAGAAATGGATGG ATTTCACCGAAACGAAGGAGTTATTGTGCTAGGTGCTACAAATAGACGAGATGATCTAGACAAAGCATTATTGAGACCTGGTCGTTTTGACGTAGAAGTTAATGTTCGAATACCAGATTATACGGGACGTAAGGAAATCTTAGAATTATATTTAGGAAGAATTATGACTCGTGATATTGACGTAGATTATTTAGCAAGAGGCACGACTGGTTTTACTGGAGCAGATTTAGAAAATATG GTTAATCAAGCTGCTTTGCAAGCGGCAATGTTTAATTCGGATTATGTAACTATGAAACATTTAGAATATGCAAAAGATAAAGTTCTTATGGGTCCAGAAGGAAAATCTAAAATTCCTGATGAAGAAACCAATCGTATTACGGCATATCATGAAGCAGGTCATGCATTAGTTGgattatatacaaaagatGCAGATCCACTCCATAAAGTTACGATTATTCCACGAGGACCTTCTTTAGgacat acTTCATATATTCctgaaaaagataattaccTTGTAACCAAGTCGCATCTACTAGCTAAAATGGATTGTTTGATGGGTGGACGTGCAGCCGAGGAGTTAGTTTTTGGACCTGATAAAATTACAACAGGAGCAGCTTCAGATTTTGAA aaTGCTACAATGATAGCAGAAACTATGGTAAAAAATTATGGAATGTCTGATAAAGTTGGAGTAAGGTTGTATGattcaaaaaagaattctGACTATGCTCCTAGTACTACAGAAATGATTGATAACGAAGTAAAAAGACTTTTACAG gaATCATATGAACGTGCTAAGAACATATTGAAAATACATTCTAAGGAACATAAACAATTGGGAGATGCTTTAATTGAATACGAAGTATTGGATTCTGATGAAATAAAAGCAATActgaatggaaaaaaaattagaactGAAACCTCAAATAAGAAAGCAACAATTATAGATGTACCTAATAAGAATGTACCTAATACGACAAATAAGGGAATTTTAGATGTACCTAATAAGATGTAA
- the LOC122637048 gene encoding mediator of RNA polymerase II transcription subunit 16 isoform X2 — translation MDLLYTVNRKAYSKSFSNQESLYDGQSLCTLSCRNIAAFTTVTELEDNNGKTWGSHVYVVDLNMPWHVHKVLSSKHSITALEWDLPGDKLVVADSAGNVQLWMFKDHVLNDWMLIGCTCFVGEHILGAAWFHNGKKTGLVAEKKDSIHYSEKFNHLPFAPSVRQFGGRAAEGVLVVSTTGMVGAVMITKDFQNPICSSTESLGSTRHRITSVDLCYGKNGHFLVAVSSGSICLPVRCYRVLVRKTDEKCTITSQALPSFFLQDGAPKDNTCTNVTHLKFVVREDADSLVVAANSENGGFVEVWELREKSQPVHKLFQPKSLEPFKTVVWQHQSQYRCQSPVTAITTTKLPIVTTLPPPSYVIVALADSSIHCLNRDCLKEVSYSSLNMAWRQDEPSNKYFKSSISLAHMDISWLGCVLLACDTYGSLYLYKLLPDGGPSLTLGYACTLLEYCLVTGLDWLDVLLCLRASMIETLCERLDASYTRQTQPIQQYLYVQFLCIKTSLYRMLVSGQNRAADLSSLLMIHSVATAFKSLLRPSDLISHDKGPAESLAAVITEPISDVDKVLLHLDPKEFTVEPSTLQSLQQLIQWVADLALNLLARLPEQRMQMKSGGYELLKDHKALNTVRELLVIIRIWGLLRPLCLPVFLRSADNLDVLALLFRLLSKLVQPNGETQQQIDDSLIDDCCLLPNQIMIPQLHQGSSITALTSPVLFYQSLPLQLEYGIEPEQLLFTPELNPVEGCMHSGQVVDTIRHLYLGKQPLLVKQCTRCGGKVQVQNMTRTAAIRAWDQRWTRACRCGGFWRIHKTCL, via the exons ATGGATTTGCTTTATACTGTCAATAGAAAAGCTTActcaaaatcattttcaaatcaAGAGAG tctTTATGATGGGCAATCATTATGCACATTATCTTGTCGTAATATCGCCGCGTTTACGACAGTTACGGAATTAGAAGACAATAATGGTAAAACATGGGGTTCTCATGTTTATGTCGTTGATTTGAATATGCCTTGGCATGTTCATAA AGTACTTTCCAGTAAACATTCAATTACAGCATTAGAATGGGATTTACCAGGTGATAAACTTGTAGTAGCTGACTCGGCTGGAAATGTTCAATTATGGATGTTCAAAGATCATGTTCTGAACGATTGGATGCTAATAGGTTGTACTTGTTTTGTTGGTGAACACATATTAGGTGCAGCTTGGTTTCATAATGGAAAAAAG acTGGTTTAGTAgctgaaaagaaagatagtatTCATTACAGTGAAAAGTTCAATCATTTACCCTTCGCTCCTTCGGTAAGACAATTTGGAGGTAGAGCAGCTGAAGGTGTATTAGTAGTTTCGACAACAGGAATGGTCGGTGCTGTAATGATTACAAAAGACTTTCAAAATCCTATATGTTCCTCTACCGAAAGCTTAGGTAGTACTAGGCATAGGATAACATCTGTTGATCTTTGCTATGGAAAAA ATGGACATTTTTTGGTGGCTGTGAGTAGTGGTAGTATTTGTCTACCAGTTAGATGTTATAGAGTATTAGTACGCAAAACTGATGAAAAGTGTACAATTACGTCGCAAGCATTACcaagtttttttttacaagatgGAGCTCCGAAAGATAATACTT GTACAAATGTTACACATCTTAAGTTTGTAGTAAGGGAAGATGCAGATTCCTTAGTAGTTGCTGCAAATAGTGAAAATGGTGGTTTTGTAGAAGTTTGGGAATTAAGGGAGAAGTCACAACCtgttcataaattatttcaaccaAAGTCTTTGGAACCATTTAAAACGGtg GTTTGGCAACATCAGTCACAATATCGTTGTCAATCACCAGTTACAGCGATAACTACAACAAAATTGCCTATTGTTACAACTTTACCTCCACCAAGTTATGTTATAGTAGCTTTAGCAGATTCTTCGATTCATTGTCTTAATCGAGATTGTTTGAAAGAAGTATCATATTCATCATTAAATATGGCATGGAGACAAGATGAAcctagtaataaatattttaaaagttccATATCTTTGGCTCATATGGATATTTCATGGCTTGGATGTGTTCTCTTAGCATGTGATACTTATGGTAGTTTGTATTTATACAAACTTTTACCTGATGGAg GACCATCATTAACACTAGGTTATGCTTGTACATTGCTCGAATATTGCTTAGTTACTGGTTTAGATTGGTTGGATGTACTTTTGTGTTTAAGAGCCTCGATGATAGAGACATTGTGCGAGCGATTAGACGCATCTTATACGAGGCAAACGCAACCTATACAACAATATCTTTATGTGCAATTTCTCTGCATCAAAACATCTTTGTACag AATGTTAGTATCAGGTCAAAATAGAGCCGCTGATTTATCCTCTTTACTTATGATACATTCAGTGGCAACTGcttttaaatcattattaagGCCGTCGGATTTAATATCTCATGACAAGGGACCTGCTGAAAGTTTGGCAGCGGTTATTACAGAACCTATTAGCGATGTCGATAAG GTACTTTTACATCTTGATCCAAAGGAATTTACAGTTGAACCAAGTACATTGCAGTCATTACAACAATTGATTCAATGGGTTGCAGATTTAGCATTAAATCTTCTAGCTCGACTTCCCGAGCAACGAATGCAAATGAAAAGTGGTGGT TATGAATTACTCAAAGATCATAAGGCACTTAATACAGTAAGAGAACTTCTCGTTATTATACGAATTTGGGGTCTACTTCGTCCATTATGTTTGCCTGTTTTTCTACGTAGTGCTGATAATCTTGATGTGTTGgcattattatttcgattattatccaAACTTGTTCAACCTAATGGTGAAACACAACAACAAATAGATGATAGTTTAATAG aTGATTGTTGTCTGCTACCAAATCAAATAATGATACCTCAGCTACATCAAGGCAGTAGTATTACTGCTTTAACGTCGCCAGTACTTTTTTATCAAAGCCTTCCGTTacaa ttGGAATATGGTATAGAACCcgaacaattattatttacaccTGAATTAAATCCAGTGGAAGGCTGTATGCATAGTGGACAAGTAGTAGACACCATTCGACATTTATATCTTGGAAAACAACCACTTCTTGTTAAACAATGTACAAG atgtGGTGGTAAAGTTCAAGTTCAAAATATGACAAGGACAGCTGCTATTAGAGCATGGGATCAAAGATGGACGCGTGCTTGTCGATGCGGAGGATTTTGGAGAATCCATAAAACTTgtctatag